TGATCGGAGCGCATGGAGCGATTCTATGACTGCCGCAGGGCGCTGTGGCAAGCGTCTTTAAAAGAAGTGCAAGTAATGCAGCGCCAGCACCGTGAACACGCCTAGGATCGCTAGTAAAACAATGCGGCGCGCCCTGGCTACCATGTGCTCCCGGCGAACATACATAGACTGCACCGGGTTGCGTTCCGCCTTCAGCTCTTCGCCATGGCGGATCACCGGCTCAATGCCGAGTTGGCGCAGCAACTCGCGTCCTTTGGTGTAATCGTCCGCCCGGGTGATCCACACCTGCGGCCAGCTATCGCGATTTTCGCTGCGTTGTGCGTAGCTGAAACGCTGGTAGCTGGGACGGTTCCAGTTGGAACGATGGGTGATCGTGGTCTCGACGCCGTTTTCGGCCATATAGGCCACAATACGGTCGATGTTTTCCTGGCGGGGCGAGGTATAGAGCAGACGCATGGGGACAGTTTAATGGCCTTAATTACCACAGAGGCGGATCAAGCCTTCCTGCGCCGTTGAAGCCACTAAGCGGCCGTCGCGGCTGAAAATTTGCCCCCGCGCCAAGCCGCGCGCACCCTGCGCCGTGGGGCTGTCGAAGGAGTACAGCAGCCACTCGTCCACCCTGAACGGGCGGTGGAACCACAGCGCGTGATCCAGGCTGGCCATCTGGATGTTGTGGGTGAGATAGGAAATGCCGTGCGGCAACGTGGCGGTGCCGATCAGGTGGTAGTCCGAGGCATAGGCCAGCAGGGCGCGATGCAGGATCGCCGAATCGTCGACCGGCGCCGTGATGTGAAACCAGATGTGCTGGATGGGCGGACGCTTGGACGGGTGGATCTCGTCACGCGGCCATACTTGGCGGAACTCGAAGGGGCCATCGCTACCCAGCCAGCGCTGCAGTTTCACCGGCAGGCGGGCCAGTTCTTCGGGCGGCACCCGGATGGAGTCCAGATCTTCCGGTGCAGGCACTTCCGGCATTGAGGATTGGTGCTCCACGCCTTTCTCCGGCACTTGGAACGAGATGGCGCCACTGAGGATCGGCTGGCCATGCTGGATCGCAACGACGCGACGAGCCGAGAACGAGCCACCGTCACGCGCCCGCTCGACATTGTAGACAATGGGCGCATCGATATCGCCCGCGCGCAGGAAGTAGGCGTGTAGCGAATGCGCCTCACGCGACGGATCAACCGTCTGTTGTGCCGCCGATAAGGCCTGTCCCAGGACTTGCCCGCCAAACACGAAGCGCGTGCCGATATCCCGGCTCTGGCCGCGAAAGAGGTTGTCTTCCAGCCGTTCGAGCTGCAACAGCTCCACCAGTTCCTTGACGTGCGCGTCTCGCATGCGGCTAACCCCTGAACAGAATGGGCACAATTATAGTGGTGGTACTTGATCCGCACTGACCCTCACCAGGCCACTGCCCTCCAGCACCTCGGTCCACGGAAATAGCGGGCCCGGGTCGAGCTTGCGCGGCACTTCCTTGCCGGGATCGTCACTGGCAGGGATGCGCGCCGTATCCAGATCCTCATGACCTGCGATCTCGTACAGGTTGGGGAAATTCGCCCGCAGTTGCACCAGCAGCGCCCGCAACGAAGCGATCTGCGCAGCGGTGTAAGGTTCGGTCATGCTTTGCTGGCGCGAATCGAACCAGTTCGGGTAACGCCCCTGGTTGACCAGCTCAATGCCGATCGATTGTGGGTTGTAGCCGCGCACATGGTTGGCCACGTGCGTGCCTGGCACATAGCGATACACCGCGCCGTCGCGATCGATGTAGTAATGACCGCTGTTGCCGGCGCCACTCTCGTACAACACCCGCGCGCCGTATTCCCGGGCCGTGGCCAGGTCAGGCAGTTCAGTGCAGTGGATCACCACCAGCGTGACGATGCTCGCTGGCCGCTCGGGCAGCTTGGTGACATAGGGTAGGAATTGATCGTGGATGGTCAGCATGGGCATGACAGCAGTTTTGCATAACGACATAGCCATGATTCGTCTCCTTTAATGGCTCCTCACGTTTCCTTTATCGGTTTATTGCTTTATTGAAAAAGTACATGCTGGCGTAGTCCGGTCAACGGATCAACACAAGAGGGTAGACCTTAGGTATGTTCAATCGTCCCGCCACTGAAGCCCGTAGATTCCGCCTGGCTTTTCCACTCTTAGCATTAGCCTCCGCTTTGGCAAGTCCGGCCGCCTTTGCGGCTAACCCCGAAGATGGCCAAGTCTCCTCGCCAGAGGCCAAAATCATTCAATCGATCGTGGACCAGGTCATCCCGCAGTACCATCTCAAGGGCATCATCGTTCAGGTAAGGCGCAACGGCAAAGATCTCTATCTTAAGGCCGCGGGAGAATCAATGCCCGGCGTGCTTGTGACCACGAACATGCACTTCCGCAATGGTTCCATGGTCTTTACCTACATCAGCACCATGTTGCTTGAGCTCATCGATCAGCATCCGCAAACGCTGAGTCTTAATGACAAGCTCTCTAAGTTCTTCCCCGAAATTCCCGGTTCCAGCGACGTCACGTTGAAAAATCTTCTGAACATGACGTCGGGTTACCAGGATTACGTGGGTATACCCGAGGTGTTCAACGGGATAAATGCGGACCCCCTCCGTCAATGGACTCCTGAGGAATTGATTGAGATTGGCGTCACCCCGGAGCGATGGTTCAATCCCGGAGAAAACTGGGCTTACTCCCACACCAACTACCTTATCCTGGGACGCGTGCTGGAGAAGATCACCGGCATGCCTCTCGATCGGGCTATGCAGAAATATATTTTCGAACCCATGGGGCTACGAGAAACCAAGAGCATCGACACTGCGCAGATTCCCGGTCCCGTGATGCATTCCTTCACCTCAGAGCGGCGAGGGGCGCTGCAGATTCCCGCAGATATCCCCTTCTATGAAGAGTCGACATTTTGGAATCCTTCCTGGACCACTGCGAAAGGAGCTATACAGATCACCGACATCAACGACATGAGCAGGTCGATGGAGATCGTCGGCAACGGAGCTCTGCTCTCTCCCACTTCCTACCTGGAGCAGGTAAGCCCTAACTTAGTCGGCTTCGGCCACCCACAAGACGGCTGCCCACATTGCACAGAAAACACGTATGCCCGCAACTATGGTCTGGGAGTCATCAATCTCGGTCCCTGGATCACGCAAACCAAGAACTTTGCCGGGAATGGCTCTACGGTAGGTTATCTCCCTGCCGCGCGGCTAACCATCGCCGTGGTCATCACTTACACAGCGGGAGCCTTTGACGAGCAGGGCAACAGTACGGAAGCCAGCCAGCCGATCTTCGTATCGCTGGCAAATGCGCTGGCGCCTAACATCTTTTCACCGCACTGAAGCCTATTTGGAGTGTTCGCTTTTTCGCTCGTTGTCCCGGCCTGCGTCGGGATGACGGGCAAAAGCGTGTGACATTGTCCAACCGCGAAACCTTGCAGACCTTAAGCGCATTAATAGGGCTATCATTCGCGCTCTGTTGTCGCACACATGGAGCGCCGTCATGCCCGGGCACGTCATACTCTCCCACGGTTCGGATGCCGGCCCGGATGCCACCAAGGTC
The sequence above is a segment of the Dyella sp. M7H15-1 genome. Coding sequences within it:
- a CDS encoding acyl-CoA thioesterase II, with translation MRDAHVKELVELLQLERLEDNLFRGQSRDIGTRFVFGGQVLGQALSAAQQTVDPSREAHSLHAYFLRAGDIDAPIVYNVERARDGGSFSARRVVAIQHGQPILSGAISFQVPEKGVEHQSSMPEVPAPEDLDSIRVPPEELARLPVKLQRWLGSDGPFEFRQVWPRDEIHPSKRPPIQHIWFHITAPVDDSAILHRALLAYASDYHLIGTATLPHGISYLTHNIQMASLDHALWFHRPFRVDEWLLYSFDSPTAQGARGLARGQIFSRDGRLVASTAQEGLIRLCGN
- a CDS encoding N-acetylmuramoyl-L-alanine amidase, producing MPMLTIHDQFLPYVTKLPERPASIVTLVVIHCTELPDLATAREYGARVLYESGAGNSGHYYIDRDGAVYRYVPGTHVANHVRGYNPQSIGIELVNQGRYPNWFDSRQQSMTEPYTAAQIASLRALLVQLRANFPNLYEIAGHEDLDTARIPASDDPGKEVPRKLDPGPLFPWTEVLEGSGLVRVSADQVPPL
- a CDS encoding serine hydrolase domain-containing protein produces the protein MFNRPATEARRFRLAFPLLALASALASPAAFAANPEDGQVSSPEAKIIQSIVDQVIPQYHLKGIIVQVRRNGKDLYLKAAGESMPGVLVTTNMHFRNGSMVFTYISTMLLELIDQHPQTLSLNDKLSKFFPEIPGSSDVTLKNLLNMTSGYQDYVGIPEVFNGINADPLRQWTPEELIEIGVTPERWFNPGENWAYSHTNYLILGRVLEKITGMPLDRAMQKYIFEPMGLRETKSIDTAQIPGPVMHSFTSERRGALQIPADIPFYEESTFWNPSWTTAKGAIQITDINDMSRSMEIVGNGALLSPTSYLEQVSPNLVGFGHPQDGCPHCTENTYARNYGLGVINLGPWITQTKNFAGNGSTVGYLPAARLTIAVVITYTAGAFDEQGNSTEASQPIFVSLANALAPNIFSPH